A part of Desulfuribacillus stibiiarsenatis genomic DNA contains:
- a CDS encoding NAD-dependent epimerase/dehydratase family protein gives MLGNIMVTGGAGFIGSQLISKLLPISQHIYVLDDLSTGNRAAVPVSDKVTFIEGSILDRKILKDILPKVEYIFHLACANLIQSVSNIDRDFQVNLYGQLLLLQDTYSHCPNLKRFIYTSTASIYSDAALLPTPESYYEIRLPYAASKFSAEHYCNVYYHMYGLPTSILRLSNVFGPGQTTINPYCGVVAKFFEASLQRQPLTIYGDGQQTRDFTYIDDALDAILLAAVDCSAIGKTYNVGTGIETSVNDLADKVLKVTNNPVTSIEYEGKRPVDIVRRRSVDTQVIKNDLHWKSIHTLTEGLEKTYQWLKKVRE, from the coding sequence ATGTTAGGTAATATAATGGTCACTGGTGGTGCTGGTTTCATAGGATCTCAGCTAATCAGTAAACTATTGCCTATCAGTCAGCATATCTATGTACTTGATGATCTCTCTACTGGAAATAGAGCAGCAGTTCCTGTTAGTGATAAAGTAACTTTTATAGAAGGAAGCATCTTGGATAGGAAAATTCTGAAAGATATTCTGCCAAAAGTTGAATATATATTTCATTTAGCTTGTGCAAACTTAATACAATCGGTCTCCAATATAGATCGCGATTTTCAAGTCAACCTATATGGTCAATTGCTTTTGTTACAAGACACTTATAGCCATTGCCCTAATCTGAAACGATTCATATATACTTCAACAGCCTCAATTTATAGCGATGCAGCTTTACTGCCTACGCCAGAATCCTATTATGAGATTCGTCTTCCATACGCAGCTAGTAAATTCTCGGCAGAACATTATTGTAATGTTTATTACCATATGTATGGGCTTCCTACTTCAATATTGCGTTTATCTAATGTATTTGGACCTGGTCAAACAACAATCAATCCTTACTGCGGAGTAGTAGCTAAATTTTTTGAAGCATCGTTGCAGAGGCAACCGCTAACAATTTATGGGGACGGACAACAAACTAGGGATTTCACCTATATCGACGATGCACTGGATGCTATACTTCTCGCTGCTGTTGATTGTTCTGCCATTGGCAAAACATATAATGTTGGCACTGGCATAGAAACAAGTGTAAACGATTTGGCTGATAAAGTTCTTAAAGTTACAAATAACCCAGTTACTTCTATTGAATATGAAGGCAAGCGCCCAGTCGACATCGTAAGGAGAAGAAGCGTTGACACCCAGGTGATTAAAAATGACTTACATTGGAAGAGTATCCATACTTTAACGGAAGGACTTGAAAAAACCTACCAATGGTTAAAGAAAGTACGAGAATAA
- a CDS encoding CgeB family protein: protein MQKYKIFFLDHRSYCLNSLGDSLAQMGHEIFYQSSWISKEVEAGIAYFRPDILITVGFNYSLFGGFLEKIPDLCKKYHLYHIYWATEDIIHYESWSLKAVQTAKPDYVLTIHPDCVEKYNYLGIPASYFNFAINPRLFPKKSEEDVETFDIALIGNAHLIKRTYRYESLEHLLFPLINHNITTHVWGSGWYKHRTLIKQEFKSTVPQEWLRGPLPYKSTSAVYRASKIVLGIQNAEHQVTQRTFEILGTGAFMIASRTPALQEMFVENEDLVLTSSPEETIELVNYYLNQTELRHKIGNNARKKTLDNYTYCQQIEKVWPNIEPLINQKLNIF from the coding sequence ATGCAAAAATACAAAATCTTTTTTCTTGATCATCGTTCCTATTGCCTGAATAGTTTAGGAGATTCGCTTGCTCAAATGGGCCATGAAATTTTTTATCAGTCGTCTTGGATATCGAAAGAAGTAGAGGCAGGAATCGCTTACTTCAGACCTGATATCTTAATCACTGTTGGTTTTAATTACTCACTATTCGGAGGGTTTCTGGAAAAAATCCCTGATCTATGCAAAAAATATCATTTGTATCATATTTACTGGGCTACGGAAGACATCATTCATTATGAGAGCTGGTCGTTAAAGGCTGTGCAAACAGCTAAACCCGACTATGTTCTTACCATTCATCCCGACTGTGTTGAAAAATACAACTATTTAGGGATACCAGCAAGCTACTTCAATTTCGCTATAAACCCACGCCTATTCCCAAAAAAGTCAGAAGAGGATGTAGAAACATTTGATATAGCCTTAATTGGAAACGCCCATCTAATCAAGCGAACTTATCGTTATGAGAGTCTTGAACATCTATTGTTCCCTCTGATTAATCATAATATTACGACTCATGTTTGGGGTTCCGGATGGTACAAACATCGAACATTAATTAAACAAGAGTTCAAAAGTACTGTGCCTCAAGAATGGTTGCGTGGTCCATTACCCTACAAAAGTACATCTGCTGTATATCGCGCTTCAAAAATTGTATTAGGCATTCAAAATGCTGAACATCAAGTAACCCAACGTACCTTTGAAATATTAGGTACAGGTGCCTTTATGATTGCAAGCAGAACTCCCGCTCTTCAGGAAATGTTTGTAGAGAATGAAGATCTTGTTCTAACAAGTTCACCAGAAGAAACTATTGAGCTAGTAAACTATTATCTAAATCAGACGGAGCTTCGTCACAAAATAGGTAATAATGCACGTAAAAAAACACTTGATAATTATACTTATTGTCAGCAAATAGAAAAGGTATGGCCTAATATAGAGCCATTAATAAATCAGAAACTAAACATTTTCTAA
- a CDS encoding PAS domain-containing protein produces MSEPRIQYLSNEVAFLKQQLNEAHEKYKIALNVLMDCFVIFSAIRDAEERIIDFRFESINQAASEFLGVPIEEASNFSLLELYPGYVESGLFDRYCEVVLTNRPAVLETSTYNRDGELSYIKVSVAKLTDGVVVSWDDITMERKLEEELDKNLSKLAIVLSSMSDGFAIFDQNWRFLYINPKIEELLNKSKLDLLGRNLFRVFPEFINSTIFDFIQVLSQARLSNSTECLDPINNTYYDITAYPYEDGYAVIVRDITAKKELQLAAKRSEELFFKSFHLSPAMMCLISVEKRTVLDVNDAWCFFTGYTKDEVIGQCTDVLTVFSNHYPIDSDVLDSGSSGSRSNFKVKCLTKQGHIRELIHSSEIIEVTGEMCFLYVALDVTENEKLTREIARLDKLNLIGQMAAGIGHEIRNPLTTVRGFLQFMMSKEYFANHSHHFELMISELDRANHIITEFLSLAGYKHYDRQSHNINLLVENIFPLLQSEALKENKNISFLLEDIPKVDINEMEFRQLILNLVKNGFEAIDSGGCVKIQTYSTVHSVVLRIEDTGHGIPSDVLGKLGTPFFTTKSHGTGLGLAVCYSIVERHNGRIDVASNEHGTSFTIHFPLP; encoded by the coding sequence ATGTCTGAACCACGTATCCAATACTTGTCCAATGAAGTTGCTTTCTTAAAACAGCAACTTAATGAAGCTCATGAAAAATATAAAATTGCGTTAAACGTTTTGATGGATTGTTTTGTAATATTTTCTGCGATACGAGATGCTGAGGAGCGGATTATTGACTTTCGCTTTGAAAGCATCAATCAAGCAGCGAGCGAATTCCTTGGCGTTCCTATAGAAGAAGCATCCAACTTCTCTTTGCTTGAACTATATCCTGGATACGTCGAGTCTGGACTCTTCGATCGATACTGCGAAGTGGTTTTGACGAATCGCCCTGCTGTACTTGAAACATCCACCTATAATCGAGATGGGGAACTTAGCTATATTAAGGTATCTGTTGCGAAACTTACCGACGGTGTAGTCGTGAGCTGGGATGATATTACAATGGAGAGAAAATTAGAGGAAGAGCTTGATAAGAATTTATCAAAATTAGCCATCGTTTTGTCTAGTATGTCCGATGGCTTTGCGATTTTCGACCAGAACTGGCGGTTTCTTTACATCAATCCTAAAATCGAAGAACTATTGAATAAAAGCAAGCTCGATTTACTAGGCCGCAACCTCTTTCGGGTATTCCCTGAATTCATCAACTCTACAATTTTTGATTTTATTCAAGTGCTATCGCAGGCTCGGCTCTCCAACAGTACGGAATGTTTAGACCCAATCAACAATACATACTACGACATCACTGCGTATCCATATGAAGACGGATATGCTGTGATCGTCCGCGATATTACAGCAAAAAAAGAACTTCAACTAGCTGCAAAACGCTCAGAAGAACTGTTCTTTAAGTCATTTCATTTAAGCCCAGCTATGATGTGTTTAATTTCAGTTGAGAAGCGAACAGTCCTGGATGTGAATGATGCTTGGTGTTTCTTTACGGGATATACCAAAGATGAAGTAATTGGACAATGCACTGATGTGCTAACGGTTTTCTCCAATCACTATCCCATTGATTCTGACGTATTGGATTCAGGGTCTTCCGGTAGTCGGTCGAATTTTAAAGTTAAATGCTTAACAAAACAGGGACATATCAGGGAGTTAATCCATTCATCGGAGATTATCGAGGTTACTGGCGAGATGTGTTTCTTATATGTTGCACTAGATGTGACGGAAAACGAGAAACTTACGCGTGAAATTGCTCGCCTTGATAAATTAAATCTAATTGGTCAGATGGCGGCTGGCATTGGCCATGAGATTCGCAATCCATTAACGACCGTCCGTGGATTTCTACAGTTTATGATGAGCAAGGAATACTTCGCTAACCATAGCCATCATTTCGAGCTAATGATTTCTGAATTAGATCGTGCCAATCATATTATTACAGAATTTCTATCGCTCGCAGGCTATAAACATTATGATAGGCAATCGCATAATATAAACCTTCTCGTGGAAAATATCTTCCCTTTACTGCAATCTGAAGCTTTAAAAGAGAATAAAAATATTTCGTTCCTTTTAGAAGATATCCCGAAGGTTGATATTAACGAGATGGAATTTCGCCAACTAATATTAAATCTAGTGAAGAATGGCTTTGAAGCAATAGACTCAGGTGGATGTGTAAAGATTCAGACTTATAGTACCGTTCATTCTGTCGTGTTGCGCATTGAAGATACTGGTCATGGAATACCAAGCGATGTACTAGGCAAACTAGGTACCCCTTTCTTTACCACTAAGAGCCACGGAACTGGACTAGGGCTAGCAGTATGCTATAGTATTGTAGAACGTCATAACGGTAGAATCGATGTTGCTTCTAACGAACATGGCACTTCCTTTACCATTCACTTCCCCCTTCCTTAA
- a CDS encoding DUF421 domain-containing protein: MDLYELFQAVLYPIVVFILLIILVRLVGKKMLGQLTFFDFVTGITLGNIGGAFVTSEVKGNYVLLSSVVFAGMALITGFITLKSVTARKLIEGEPIIVIQNGKILEHNMKSIRYNQDDLVMQLRDKNIFDMTEVDLAMIEPHGTLSVIKKNAKHGISTELVRDGRIQELNLKQLNKTHEWLYNELMKHGVKDVNEVFLAALNKNGNIYIDTRDDKIEDVYKVKDDDSLIE, translated from the coding sequence ATGGATCTGTATGAATTATTTCAAGCTGTGCTATATCCTATCGTAGTTTTCATCTTACTCATCATCCTTGTAAGATTGGTTGGTAAGAAAATGTTGGGGCAGCTGACGTTCTTCGACTTTGTTACGGGAATTACGCTTGGGAACATCGGAGGGGCTTTTGTTACATCAGAGGTAAAGGGTAACTATGTATTATTAAGCTCTGTCGTGTTTGCAGGAATGGCTTTAATTACGGGGTTTATTACATTGAAGAGTGTTACAGCTAGAAAGCTCATAGAAGGAGAGCCAATTATCGTTATCCAAAATGGCAAAATTCTCGAGCATAACATGAAATCTATCCGCTATAATCAAGATGATTTGGTCATGCAGCTCCGTGATAAAAATATCTTTGACATGACAGAAGTTGACCTGGCAATGATAGAGCCTCATGGAACACTTAGTGTAATCAAAAAAAATGCTAAACATGGGATATCCACAGAGCTCGTCCGAGATGGAAGGATTCAAGAATTGAATCTAAAACAATTAAACAAAACCCATGAGTGGTTATATAACGAGCTAATGAAACATGGAGTAAAGGATGTAAATGAGGTTTTTCTAGCGGCATTGAACAAGAACGGGAATATCTACATAGACACTAGGGATGATAAGATAGAGGATGTGTATAAAGTAAAAGATGATGACTCACTGATTGAATGA
- a CDS encoding RNA polymerase sigma factor, protein MSITTLNIFELLSPINKRVLGLRYMTNFTYKEIAEALSMTEQEVSKRMFEARKEYKRLSESFNQ, encoded by the coding sequence ATGTCTATTACGACACTCAATATATTTGAATTATTATCACCAATCAACAAAAGAGTCTTAGGACTCCGATATATGACGAACTTTACTTATAAGGAAATTGCTGAGGCCTTATCCATGACTGAACAAGAGGTCTCGAAACGCATGTTTGAGGCACGTAAAGAGTATAAACGTCTATCTGAATCATTCAATCAGTGA